A window of Tautonia plasticadhaerens contains these coding sequences:
- a CDS encoding substrate-binding domain-containing protein produces the protein MNGIRRRSFAWAALAAIGAFGSGCGGGGDATGGPGSAGGTQPSDPDGPKLVFISNTNSDWWSAVEKGMEDGGSEFGAQVSLRRNDGQPQGQIDKLREVLSMPDVQGVAVSVIEADSPGVIDAMKELREAGKVVITIDSDVDPEFADARRAYIGTNNSEAGRVAGETLALLRPEGGKAAVFVGVASAANARAREGGLLEAAGEGFEKTQTWEDGGDHAKARQNVQSAISKTPDLGALVGLWSYNAPAIAEEVANSPQVRDRVTVVTFDLDEAARPHIAGGNIDASVCQNPYEIGRMGVQLLTALIGQDEATVSELLPDGDTREIGVRVIVPAADSPASKMAERGQEVLTIDEMNSWLESKGLRSS, from the coding sequence GTGAACGGCATCCGGCGGAGAAGCTTCGCCTGGGCGGCCCTGGCCGCGATCGGGGCGTTCGGGTCGGGCTGCGGCGGCGGCGGGGACGCGACCGGGGGCCCCGGATCGGCCGGCGGGACGCAACCGAGCGACCCGGACGGGCCGAAGCTCGTCTTCATCTCGAACACCAACTCCGACTGGTGGAGCGCCGTCGAGAAGGGGATGGAAGACGGCGGCTCGGAGTTCGGCGCCCAGGTCAGCCTGCGTCGCAACGACGGCCAGCCCCAGGGGCAGATCGACAAGCTCCGGGAGGTCCTCAGCATGCCCGACGTGCAGGGCGTGGCCGTCTCGGTGATCGAGGCCGACTCGCCCGGCGTCATCGACGCGATGAAGGAGCTCCGGGAGGCGGGCAAAGTCGTCATCACGATCGACTCGGACGTCGACCCCGAGTTCGCCGATGCGCGGCGGGCCTACATCGGCACGAACAACAGCGAGGCCGGCCGGGTGGCCGGCGAGACGCTCGCACTGCTCCGCCCCGAGGGGGGCAAGGCGGCCGTCTTCGTCGGGGTCGCCTCGGCGGCGAATGCCCGGGCCCGGGAGGGCGGCCTGCTCGAGGCGGCCGGCGAGGGCTTCGAGAAGACCCAGACCTGGGAGGACGGCGGGGATCACGCCAAGGCCCGGCAGAACGTCCAGAGCGCCATCTCCAAGACGCCGGACCTCGGCGCCCTGGTCGGCCTCTGGTCCTACAACGCCCCGGCGATCGCCGAGGAGGTGGCCAACTCTCCCCAGGTCCGGGACCGGGTGACGGTCGTCACCTTCGACCTCGACGAGGCGGCCCGGCCGCACATCGCCGGGGGGAACATCGACGCGAGCGTCTGCCAGAACCCCTACGAGATCGGCCGGATGGGCGTGCAATTGCTCACCGCCCTGATCGGGCAGGACGAGGCGACCGTCTCCGAGCTGCTACCCGACGGCGACACCCGGGAGATCGGCGTCCGGGTCATCGTCCCCGCCGCCGACTCGCCGGCTTCCAAGATGGCCGAGCGGGGTCAGGAGGTCCTGACGATCGACGAGATGAATTCCTGGCTGGAGAGCAAGGGCCTGCGATCCTCATGA
- the recA gene encoding recombinase RecA, giving the protein MARKSSASAAAATDSKAPASASAEQKALNTTLSQIEKTFGAGAIMKLGSQSHLNIEGISTGALSLDLALGGRGLPRGRIIELFGPESSGKTTIALHAIGSAQRLGGVAAVIDAEHALDPAWCKKLGVDIENLLINQPSSAEEALQVAEMLVMSNALDIIVIDSVAALVPRAEIEGEIGDSFVGVQARLMSQALRKLTGAVSRSKCVLIFINQIREKIGVMFGSPETTPGGRALKFYSSCRIDVRRIGAVKDGEDVVGSRVKVKIVKNKVAPPFRVCEFDMMYDHGISREGDLMDLAIADKIVEKSGSWFNYGDTRLGQGRENAKAFFRDNPALADEIAAKILAKRSVGEVDFAPVGSNGEVADEEEDESFEEEA; this is encoded by the coding sequence GTGGCCCGGAAGTCCAGTGCGAGTGCGGCGGCGGCGACGGATTCGAAGGCGCCGGCCTCGGCGTCGGCCGAGCAGAAGGCGTTGAACACGACCCTGAGCCAGATCGAGAAGACCTTCGGCGCCGGCGCGATCATGAAGCTCGGGTCGCAGAGTCACCTTAACATCGAGGGGATCTCGACCGGGGCGCTGTCGCTGGACCTGGCCCTCGGCGGCCGGGGGCTGCCCCGGGGTCGGATCATCGAGCTGTTCGGGCCGGAGTCGAGCGGCAAGACGACCATCGCCCTGCACGCGATCGGCAGCGCCCAGCGCCTGGGGGGCGTGGCGGCCGTCATCGACGCAGAGCACGCGCTGGACCCCGCCTGGTGCAAGAAGCTGGGCGTGGATATCGAGAACCTGCTGATCAACCAGCCCAGCTCCGCCGAGGAGGCGCTGCAGGTGGCCGAGATGCTGGTGATGTCCAACGCCCTGGACATCATCGTCATCGACTCGGTCGCCGCCCTGGTGCCCAGGGCCGAGATCGAGGGGGAGATCGGCGACAGCTTCGTCGGCGTGCAGGCCCGACTGATGAGCCAGGCGCTGCGGAAGCTGACGGGGGCGGTCTCGCGGTCGAAGTGCGTCCTGATCTTCATCAACCAGATCCGGGAGAAGATCGGCGTGATGTTCGGCAGCCCTGAGACGACCCCGGGCGGCCGGGCCCTGAAGTTCTACAGCTCGTGCCGGATCGACGTGAGGCGGATCGGCGCGGTCAAGGACGGCGAGGACGTGGTCGGCAGCCGGGTGAAGGTCAAGATCGTCAAGAACAAGGTCGCCCCGCCCTTCCGGGTCTGCGAGTTCGACATGATGTACGACCACGGCATCAGTCGGGAGGGAGACCTGATGGACCTGGCGATCGCCGACAAGATCGTCGAGAAGTCGGGCTCGTGGTTCAACTACGGCGACACCCGGCTCGGCCAGGGTCGGGAGAACGCCAAGGCGTTCTTCCGGGATAACCCTGCCCTCGCCGACGAGATCGCCGCCAAGATCCTGGCCAAGCGGAGCGTCGGTGAGGTGGACTTCGCCCCGGTCGGCAGCAACGGTGAGGTGGCCGACGAGGAGGAGGACGAGTCGTTCGAGGAGGAGGCCTGA
- a CDS encoding S1C family serine protease, translating to MMSHPIAPLLLALCCGPVGPVDDERTPPPRPIDVVSALESAVTDAIDSARPSVVTIDRIKSDDGRTLAVRGREDARPPGNPNGAIIIDGGFGFQVGGPESPDYPSFDFGSGVVVGDGGRILTAYHVVIGAARLLIRAPGLEPIEAEILAADPRSDLAVVAPVAPLAEIPGAPGLKPIAIGDASGLRPGSFLVALGNAHNASRDGQASASFGILANTARRLVAPPPEDFGAASPRQLQHYSTLFQLDSKLNLGMSGGAVVNLRGELVAITTASANAVGYDPRAGYAIPMDTLGLRVLRSLIEGEEVEYGFLGIRLQNPSNLVDEVQPGTPAGEGGLVRGDEIVEVSGLPITDFDSLIRAVNASPVGEPIGLLIRRDGRSLEKEVTLSKFPVEGEVIASNRPAPWRGARVDYSSVVGPGLDALEAMARGGVGVLEVVPGSRAEGAGLRAGTIISSVDGTPVRTPGEFREAAGGRSGRPVRLGTDRGTITVPPDTPAEGGDAIDGDGGDGDDIDEAG from the coding sequence ATGATGAGCCACCCGATCGCCCCTCTGCTCCTCGCCCTCTGCTGCGGCCCCGTCGGCCCGGTCGACGACGAGCGGACGCCCCCCCCCCGGCCGATCGACGTCGTCTCCGCCCTGGAGTCGGCGGTGACCGACGCGATCGACTCGGCCCGGCCCTCGGTCGTGACGATCGACCGGATCAAGTCGGACGACGGCCGGACCCTGGCCGTGCGGGGCCGGGAGGACGCCCGGCCCCCCGGCAACCCCAACGGCGCGATCATCATCGACGGCGGCTTCGGCTTCCAGGTCGGCGGGCCCGAGAGCCCCGACTACCCGTCCTTCGACTTCGGATCGGGCGTGGTGGTGGGGGACGGTGGGCGGATCCTGACCGCCTATCACGTCGTGATCGGCGCCGCCCGACTCCTGATCCGGGCCCCGGGCCTGGAGCCGATCGAGGCGGAAATCCTCGCCGCCGACCCCCGGAGCGACCTCGCCGTGGTCGCCCCGGTCGCCCCCCTGGCCGAGATCCCCGGCGCCCCCGGCCTGAAGCCGATCGCCATCGGCGACGCCTCGGGCCTGCGGCCCGGCTCGTTCCTGGTGGCCCTGGGGAATGCGCACAACGCGTCGAGGGACGGCCAGGCCTCGGCCAGCTTCGGGATCCTCGCCAACACGGCCCGTCGGCTGGTCGCCCCGCCCCCCGAGGACTTCGGCGCGGCGTCCCCCAGGCAGTTGCAGCACTATTCCACCCTCTTCCAACTCGACTCGAAGCTGAACCTGGGGATGAGCGGCGGGGCGGTGGTGAATCTCCGGGGGGAACTCGTGGCGATCACGACCGCCTCGGCCAATGCCGTCGGCTACGACCCGAGGGCCGGTTACGCGATCCCGATGGACACGCTCGGCCTCCGCGTGCTCCGGTCGCTGATCGAGGGCGAGGAGGTGGAGTACGGCTTCCTCGGCATCCGGCTCCAGAATCCCTCGAACCTCGTCGACGAGGTCCAGCCCGGCACCCCGGCCGGCGAGGGCGGCCTGGTGCGGGGGGACGAGATCGTCGAGGTCAGCGGGCTGCCGATCACCGACTTCGACAGCCTGATCCGGGCGGTCAACGCCTCCCCGGTCGGCGAGCCAATCGGGCTGCTGATCCGCCGGGACGGCCGGTCGCTGGAGAAGGAGGTGACGCTCTCGAAGTTCCCGGTCGAGGGTGAGGTGATCGCCTCGAACCGGCCCGCACCGTGGCGAGGGGCCCGGGTCGATTACTCCAGCGTGGTCGGCCCCGGCCTGGATGCGTTGGAGGCGATGGCCCGCGGCGGCGTCGGCGTGCTCGAGGTCGTCCCGGGCTCGAGGGCCGAGGGGGCGGGCCTCCGGGCCGGCACGATCATCTCCAGCGTCGACGGCACTCCCGTCCGCACCCCCGGGGAGTTCCGGGAAGCCGCCGGGGGCCGGTCGGGCCGGCCCGTCCGGCTCGGCACCGACCGGGGGACGATCACCGTCCCCCCCGACACGCCGGCCGAAGGCGGCGACGCCATCGACGGCGACGGCGGCGACGGCGACGACATCGACGAGGCGGGCTGA
- a CDS encoding Uma2 family endonuclease, whose amino-acid sequence MTTVNTPSQAGPREEKSLFDPEGFPWLENGERMDQKTFHERYEKTPPGFKAELIGGIVYVMSSPLKIRHARSDFNLSGLMFIYSAATPGTEGQTNATTIFGEESEPQPDSALLIRDVYGGQSRDGADDYTHGAPEMIVEVALSSRSTDLNQKLRDYESAGVREYIV is encoded by the coding sequence ATGACGACCGTCAACACGCCGTCGCAGGCCGGCCCTCGGGAAGAGAAGAGTCTCTTCGACCCCGAAGGCTTCCCCTGGCTCGAGAACGGCGAGCGTATGGATCAGAAGACCTTCCACGAGCGTTACGAGAAGACGCCTCCCGGGTTCAAGGCGGAATTGATCGGGGGGATCGTCTACGTCATGAGCTCGCCCTTGAAGATTCGGCACGCCCGCTCCGACTTCAATCTGAGCGGGTTGATGTTCATCTACAGCGCCGCGACACCCGGGACCGAGGGGCAGACGAACGCCACGACGATCTTCGGCGAGGAGAGCGAGCCCCAACCGGATTCGGCCCTTCTCATCCGTGACGTATACGGTGGCCAGTCGCGAGACGGGGCCGATGACTACACCCACGGGGCCCCCGAGATGATCGTCGAGGTCGCCCTCAGCAGCCGGTCGACCGACCTGAACCAGAAGCTACGCGACTATGAGTCGGCGGGCGTCCGCGAATACATCGTCTAA
- a CDS encoding ABC transporter permease, whose amino-acid sequence MSDEPKPSSPASGPGIGAWLRGSEAGLAVAIVAVVGLIYVVAPGPSAIFEPGAPRPFFSGYNLQTLLHLMALYGVLSVGVAVVIIAGGIDLSIGSMVALSAVVSARLMTSWLPGIGEAGAWTTGLLVIAAVTLLGWVGLNLLGAPWARGLIYGSIPAALIAAGVGLANGPMDAGSWVVAGLEASALILLVFGLRRGSDDRAGATPAALVWGLAAGLLAGWGTGGSGAVATGALVVSASALALLIGLVLHLRKAGVGLAVLVGAAVVWGVTSAGGGSSSEVPIGVIVASVTLSLLLGLAIGSGHAFLINEFRLPPFIATLATLAGLRSLAIILSDNRSITVSDRTFRVVGSEYWVTIPLFLAVALILSLMMGTTVLGRHLFALGGNEAAARLSGLPTRRLKTVAYAISGLLAALGGVLFFGNSGSATPTMGFAYELSAITAAVVGGCSLAGGVGSIRGTVLGLILIRIVINGTGLVVEGIDPSQIEGLVLGVVVVLAVGFNQRFRLQR is encoded by the coding sequence ATGAGCGACGAACCGAAGCCATCCTCCCCGGCCTCCGGGCCGGGCATCGGGGCCTGGCTGCGGGGTTCGGAGGCGGGCCTGGCCGTGGCGATCGTCGCGGTGGTCGGGCTGATCTACGTCGTCGCCCCCGGGCCCAGCGCCATCTTCGAGCCCGGGGCGCCCCGGCCGTTCTTCTCCGGGTACAACCTGCAGACCCTCCTGCACCTGATGGCCCTCTACGGGGTCCTCTCGGTGGGGGTGGCGGTGGTGATCATCGCCGGGGGGATCGACCTGTCGATCGGCTCGATGGTCGCGCTCTCGGCGGTGGTGTCGGCCCGGCTGATGACCTCGTGGCTGCCGGGGATCGGCGAGGCGGGGGCCTGGACGACGGGCCTCCTCGTCATCGCCGCCGTCACGCTCCTGGGGTGGGTCGGACTGAATCTGCTCGGGGCACCCTGGGCGAGGGGGTTGATCTACGGGTCGATCCCCGCCGCGCTGATCGCCGCGGGGGTCGGCCTGGCGAACGGGCCGATGGACGCCGGCTCCTGGGTCGTGGCGGGCCTGGAGGCCTCGGCATTGATCCTCCTGGTGTTCGGCCTCCGCCGAGGCTCCGACGACCGGGCCGGGGCGACCCCCGCGGCGCTCGTCTGGGGGCTGGCGGCGGGCCTGCTGGCCGGCTGGGGGACCGGCGGCAGCGGGGCGGTGGCCACGGGGGCGTTGGTCGTCTCGGCCTCGGCCCTCGCCTTGCTGATCGGACTGGTGCTCCACCTCCGGAAGGCGGGGGTGGGCCTGGCCGTGCTGGTGGGGGCGGCGGTCGTCTGGGGGGTCACCTCGGCGGGGGGGGGTAGCTCGTCGGAGGTGCCGATCGGCGTGATCGTGGCCTCGGTGACGCTCTCGCTCCTGCTCGGCCTGGCGATCGGCTCGGGTCATGCGTTCCTGATCAACGAGTTCCGGCTGCCGCCGTTCATCGCCACGCTGGCCACGCTCGCGGGCCTCAGGAGCCTGGCGATCATCCTCAGCGACAACCGGAGCATCACCGTCTCGGACCGGACCTTCCGCGTCGTCGGCAGCGAGTACTGGGTGACGATCCCGCTGTTCCTGGCCGTCGCGTTGATCCTGAGCCTGATGATGGGCACGACGGTGCTGGGCCGACACCTCTTCGCCCTGGGGGGGAACGAGGCCGCGGCCCGGCTCAGCGGCCTGCCCACGAGGAGGCTCAAGACGGTCGCCTACGCGATCTCCGGCCTGCTGGCCGCGCTGGGCGGGGTCCTGTTCTTCGGCAACAGCGGATCGGCGACGCCGACGATGGGCTTCGCCTACGAGCTGTCGGCGATCACGGCGGCGGTGGTCGGCGGGTGTAGCCTGGCCGGGGGCGTGGGGTCGATCCGGGGGACGGTGCTCGGGCTGATCCTGATCCGGATCGTCATCAACGGCACCGGGCTGGTGGTCGAGGGGATCGACCCGAGCCAGATCGAGGGGCTGGTGCTGGGGGTGGTGGTCGTCCTGGCCGTCGGCTTCAACCAGCGGTTCCGCCTGCAACGCTGA
- the alaS gene encoding alanine--tRNA ligase — MTTDELREAYLDFFASKGCERRASDVLAPRDDETVLFTPAGMNQFKREFMGLGDPNFRRATTCQKCIRTGDIENVGKTGRHMTFFEMLGNFSFGDYFKREAIHWAWEFLTKTLRIPADRLTITVYLDDDEAYDIWHKEVKIPADRITRMGEDDNFWPAGAPTHGPDGVCGPCSEIFYHYDDGREVEIWNLVFTQFNRVGPNQLEPLPSKNIDTGMGLERAASCLQGVKTNFEIDIFVPLVGAVEDVLGKKYEAETLDGVRIRRAADHARALTFTIFENVQPGPKEQGYVVRRLLRRAVLDAYLMGRREPYLFELIPAVAEVMKRPYPELVDSVPRIRTVVKEEEEQFFRGIETGLKLYNDTVRKTKAAGSDVISGVEAFKLHSTYGFPIEMTESLAAEQDLSVDRGEFEAERDEHAKTSGQDSAAAVFSTGPLDALKQEHHEGSVFLGYEATEAEATVIGIVAQKRLVDRETAGNGDPVALVLDRSPFYGESGGQVGDVGLIEGDGFRFHVEDTQRDRGFILHVGRVDEGTVTVNARVVARVDAARREAIRRAHSATHVLHHALHTHLGKHAQQAGSKVEPDRLRFDFSNPEAVGRDRLRLIEETVNDRILLGEPIRWRTMPLEEARQLGAMALFGEKYPEVVRVVEMGEFSRELCGGTHLESVGRIGLFKVVGEESVSAGTRRVTALTGRAAYDYIRQEEDALGAVASALKVPPQQAADRVAALLDEVKVLKKQAAQRREAPKVSADELMGGAREVGGAKVVAVAVPGVQPDELRQLIDVARRKAETGLAALLITEADGKVVLAAGLTPDLVARGLHAGNWLKQVAPVVGGGGGGKPDFAQAGGKKPDQIPQALEKALQVAREALEG, encoded by the coding sequence ATGACCACCGACGAACTCCGCGAAGCGTACCTCGACTTCTTCGCCTCCAAGGGCTGCGAGCGGCGGGCCAGCGACGTGCTCGCCCCCCGGGACGACGAGACCGTCCTGTTCACCCCGGCCGGCATGAACCAGTTCAAGCGCGAGTTCATGGGCCTGGGCGACCCGAATTTCAGGCGCGCCACCACCTGCCAGAAGTGCATCCGGACCGGGGACATCGAGAACGTCGGCAAGACCGGCCGGCACATGACGTTCTTCGAGATGCTCGGCAACTTCTCCTTCGGCGACTACTTCAAGCGGGAGGCGATCCACTGGGCCTGGGAGTTCCTCACGAAGACCCTGAGGATCCCGGCCGACCGCCTGACGATCACCGTCTACCTCGACGACGACGAGGCGTATGACATCTGGCACAAGGAGGTGAAGATCCCGGCCGACCGGATCACCCGGATGGGCGAGGACGACAACTTCTGGCCCGCCGGCGCCCCCACCCACGGGCCGGACGGCGTCTGCGGCCCCTGCTCGGAGATCTTCTACCACTACGACGACGGCCGGGAGGTGGAGATCTGGAACCTCGTCTTCACCCAGTTCAACCGCGTCGGCCCCAATCAGCTCGAACCCCTGCCGAGCAAGAATATCGATACCGGCATGGGACTGGAACGCGCCGCCTCCTGCCTGCAGGGGGTGAAGACCAACTTCGAGATCGACATCTTCGTGCCGCTGGTGGGCGCGGTCGAGGACGTGCTCGGCAAGAAGTACGAGGCGGAGACGCTCGACGGCGTCCGCATCCGACGGGCCGCCGACCACGCCCGGGCCCTCACGTTCACGATCTTCGAGAACGTCCAGCCCGGCCCGAAGGAGCAGGGCTACGTCGTCCGCCGCCTGCTCCGACGCGCCGTGCTCGACGCCTACCTGATGGGCCGCCGGGAGCCCTACCTGTTCGAGCTGATCCCGGCGGTGGCCGAGGTGATGAAGCGGCCGTACCCGGAGCTGGTCGACAGCGTCCCCCGGATCCGGACCGTGGTGAAGGAGGAGGAGGAGCAGTTCTTCCGGGGGATCGAGACGGGCCTGAAGCTCTACAACGACACCGTCCGCAAGACCAAGGCGGCCGGCTCGGACGTGATCTCCGGCGTCGAGGCGTTCAAGCTGCATTCGACCTACGGCTTCCCGATTGAGATGACCGAGAGCCTCGCCGCCGAGCAGGACCTCTCGGTCGACCGGGGCGAATTCGAGGCCGAGCGCGACGAGCACGCGAAGACCTCCGGCCAGGATTCCGCCGCCGCCGTCTTCTCGACCGGCCCGCTGGACGCGTTGAAGCAGGAGCACCACGAGGGGAGCGTCTTCCTCGGCTACGAGGCGACCGAGGCCGAGGCCACCGTCATCGGCATCGTCGCCCAGAAGCGCCTGGTCGACCGGGAGACGGCCGGCAACGGCGACCCCGTCGCCCTGGTGCTCGACCGCTCCCCCTTCTACGGCGAGTCCGGCGGCCAGGTCGGCGACGTCGGCCTCATCGAGGGGGACGGCTTCCGCTTCCACGTCGAGGACACCCAGCGCGACCGGGGCTTCATCCTCCACGTCGGCCGGGTCGACGAGGGGACGGTCACGGTCAACGCCCGGGTGGTGGCGAGGGTCGACGCCGCACGCCGCGAGGCGATCCGCCGGGCGCACTCGGCCACGCACGTCCTGCACCACGCCCTGCACACGCACCTGGGCAAGCACGCCCAGCAGGCCGGGTCGAAGGTCGAGCCCGACCGACTCCGATTCGACTTCTCCAATCCCGAGGCCGTGGGCCGGGACCGGCTCCGGCTGATCGAGGAGACGGTCAACGACCGCATCCTCCTCGGCGAGCCGATCCGCTGGCGGACGATGCCGCTGGAGGAGGCCAGGCAGCTCGGGGCGATGGCCCTCTTCGGCGAGAAGTACCCGGAGGTGGTCCGCGTCGTCGAGATGGGCGAGTTCTCCCGGGAGCTCTGCGGCGGCACCCACCTGGAGAGCGTCGGCCGGATCGGCCTGTTCAAGGTCGTCGGCGAGGAGTCCGTCTCCGCCGGGACCCGCCGCGTGACGGCGTTGACCGGGCGGGCGGCCTACGACTACATCCGCCAGGAGGAAGACGCGCTGGGTGCCGTCGCCTCGGCGTTGAAGGTCCCCCCCCAGCAGGCCGCCGACCGGGTCGCCGCACTGCTCGACGAGGTCAAGGTCCTGAAGAAGCAGGCCGCCCAGCGTCGGGAGGCCCCGAAGGTCTCGGCCGACGAGTTGATGGGAGGGGCCCGGGAGGTCGGAGGGGCGAAGGTGGTGGCGGTCGCCGTCCCCGGCGTCCAGCCGGACGAGCTCCGGCAGCTCATCGACGTCGCCCGCCGCAAGGCCGAGACGGGCCTGGCCGCCCTGCTCATCACCGAGGCCGACGGCAAGGTCGTCCTCGCCGCGGGGCTGACGCCGGATCTCGTCGCTCGCGGTCTGCACGCGGGCAACTGGCTGAAACAGGTCGCCCCGGTGGTCGGCGGCGGGGGCGGCGGCAAGCCGGACTTCGCCCAGGCCGGCGGCAAGAAGCCCGACCAGATCCCCCAGGCGCTGGAGAAGGCGCTCCAGGTCGCCCGGGAGGCGCTTGAGGGCTGA
- a CDS encoding HD domain-containing protein, whose translation MQWTDRVYGESRIDDPDLLALIACPTFQRLKGVRQAGPSALAFPFKAVTRFEHSLGVFLLLRRLGADRREQVAGLLHDLSHTAFSHAVDFLYDSDEQNHHESIKSVFLDRPDVVAALGRLGYRPEQFVDDAVYPLLERPLPWLCADRLDYFFRDSLACRVSSPEVVSRLLAKLDVVGSTIVFTDAAAAREAAGLFAVMNREWWASPTEAYIYNEFAAMLRIAFDTGVLVEDDLMTDDARVLAKLYASGDPTITDALSRIERFDPGRLADYVPRVIPKVRWLDPPVKTGSSFTLLSRL comes from the coding sequence ATGCAATGGACGGACCGGGTCTACGGGGAATCTCGGATCGACGACCCCGACCTGCTGGCCCTGATCGCCTGCCCGACGTTCCAGCGCCTGAAGGGGGTCCGCCAGGCCGGCCCCTCGGCGCTGGCCTTCCCGTTCAAGGCGGTGACCCGGTTCGAGCACAGCCTGGGCGTCTTCCTGCTGCTGCGTCGCCTCGGCGCCGACCGCCGAGAGCAGGTCGCCGGCCTCCTCCACGACCTCTCGCACACGGCCTTCTCGCACGCGGTCGACTTCCTCTACGACTCCGACGAGCAAAACCATCACGAGTCGATCAAGTCGGTCTTCCTCGATCGGCCCGACGTCGTCGCCGCCCTCGGCCGGCTCGGCTATCGCCCGGAGCAATTCGTCGACGACGCGGTCTACCCGCTGCTCGAACGCCCCTTGCCCTGGCTCTGCGCCGACCGGCTCGACTATTTCTTCCGGGACAGCCTCGCCTGCAGGGTCTCCTCCCCCGAGGTCGTCTCCCGGCTCCTGGCGAAGCTCGACGTGGTCGGGAGCACGATCGTCTTCACCGACGCCGCCGCCGCCCGGGAGGCCGCCGGCCTGTTCGCGGTGATGAACCGGGAGTGGTGGGCGAGCCCGACCGAGGCGTACATCTACAACGAATTCGCCGCGATGCTCCGGATCGCCTTCGACACCGGCGTCCTCGTCGAGGATGACCTGATGACCGACGACGCCCGGGTCCTCGCGAAGCTTTACGCCTCGGGAGACCCGACCATCACCGACGCCCTCTCCCGGATCGAGCGGTTCGACCCCGGCCGGCTCGCCGACTACGTCCCCCGGGTCATCCCCAAGGTCCGCTGGCTCGACCCGCCGGTGAAGACCGGGTCGTCATTCACCCTGCTCTCGCGACTCTGA
- the thpR gene encoding RNA 2',3'-cyclic phosphodiesterase produces the protein MAGTTRTFIAVPLPEQTRLAVERLQESLRGEFPGLRLTASRQLHLTLAFLGDVPTGDLDRLCDAVSAAVAPLPPFELVVGGLGAFPNPARARVLWAGIAGEALPRLDELHREVLRAARSVGHPPDDLRFHPHVTVARSKAGRGPGPDARPACEAHRAWLAGPLPIGTVETVASVLTRDGPVYSVLRPSPLIGSSA, from the coding sequence ATGGCCGGGACGACCCGCACGTTCATCGCCGTTCCCCTGCCCGAGCAGACCCGACTCGCCGTCGAGCGGCTCCAGGAGTCGCTCCGCGGCGAGTTCCCCGGCCTGCGCCTGACCGCCTCACGGCAACTCCACCTCACGCTCGCCTTCCTCGGCGACGTACCGACCGGCGACCTCGACCGTCTCTGCGACGCCGTCTCGGCCGCTGTCGCCCCCCTCCCCCCGTTCGAACTGGTGGTCGGCGGGCTTGGCGCCTTCCCCAATCCCGCCCGGGCCCGGGTCCTCTGGGCCGGGATCGCCGGGGAGGCGCTGCCGAGGCTCGACGAATTGCATCGGGAGGTCCTCCGGGCCGCCCGGTCCGTCGGACATCCGCCGGACGACCTCCGGTTCCACCCCCACGTCACCGTCGCCCGGTCGAAGGCCGGCCGGGGGCCCGGCCCGGACGCCCGACCGGCCTGCGAGGCCCACCGGGCCTGGCTGGCCGGCCCCCTGCCGATCGGGACGGTGGAGACGGTCGCCTCGGTCCTGACCCGGGACGGGCCCGTCTACTCCGTGCTGCGGCCCTCGCCGCTGATCGGATCCTCGGCTTGA